The region ttagagatttgcctggtattcttcccccaacgtgcatgtcaaaacggatcgcagcatgatcactgttccccaatggctcagtaacgtttacatctctaaccagatcctgcgacaatattaaatccagaggcacctgtcctctggtgggctccgtgactagctgatgtACTATCATGTACTATCACGATCTGTGATATATAAACATAGTATCCAACCAGGAGCTGACCTGAACGAAGCACTAGGCTGTTATACACTTTTGCTACAGTGGGGTATTTGGACTATGTTGCTCATACCTACAGCAATCCTTACACTGGGATTCTTGACCCCTGGAGCAAGCAAACTTTTGGATGCAACCCAGTGAACGGATGGCAGCAGGTACGAACTACATAATCCCAGTACTTCACTATGGCAAAAAAGTACAACTGCCTAGTGCCTTTTCAGTTAAGAGAATCTGGTAACACTCTTGGCAGCACCAACAGTGAGAATCTTAATTATTCCCTGCCACAAACACCTCTGACAACATAGATCTGAAGCATAAGCTGTGTCACTATGCAAATGACTTTTCCTAAGGAGTTATCTCTGGATTGCCAGGTACACTATAGTGCCCAGTCTGAAATAAATCCACCTCAGAAGAGTTTATTTTGTGGAATTCTGATACAAAACTGAAGtctacataattaaaaaacagttCTTTACAAATTCTTTGATTTAAAGCTGGTGACCAGTTTCAAAAAATTCACATTTTAGTAGTCATCCTTTCCACAATTTTAAGATAGAACACATATAGACAAGTTGGCTCAGTATAAAAAGTGTAACTCGCCCATGTATGGTTAATATTGTTAGTTATGTCCTTGAGTACACTTTTAATTAGAAGTTCACAAACACTGTGTGCTGCTTAGTCTAGTATGTAGACTAAGCTAATGAATGAATTCCCCACTGATTGGATTGTTAAGGTAATACTGTACTGGGTATGTACTTAAGGCAGTAATTGAGATGCAACTGGATGTCTTGTCTATTCACCTGATTCAAGTACAGTTTAAAACTACCTCTGGCCAAAAAAAGCCCTTCAAATTTTAGGTGGGATTAGTAAAAATGACTAAACGTTGGAAATATTTCTAAGTGTCAACAAGCAGTAAAATATACTTTAAAGCTTAGGAATAGATACAACTTAATATTTCTATACATGCGTTAAAACTAAATAAGAACTTCCAACTGTTAGACACTTTCTTGTTGGAAGTAGAACACTGAAAGATCTAGACAAAACACATCTAGAAAGAACATACAAATATCAACATGTTTAGAAACAGATTAACATGAACTTCAAACAAACTCTAAACCTGAAATAACTTGTCAACGCAGCAATGTAACTGCCAAGCGACTGCTTGCTATATTAAACCTATAAAGTTTGTTTTTGCATTTATACATGCCAAATGACAGTGTAATAAGAGCACTTTAGATCTTCTGTGTCAAGTCATTATGTCAAACAGTTTTGAGTACAGCTCTGCTTCTTCTAAAATGATGCACCCTCTTCTCCTACAATGGGAACAGAGGAGAAAGAATACTGTTAACAGCATAGTTCTAGCCTTTATTTCTCTATATGTGGTAGTTTAAGATGCAAGTTTCAGAGCCCAATATAACACAGCTTTGCATGCAACTAGCACTGCAGCAAGTGCACAAAGTTACTTGTGCATCTTCTTTCTATACCTATAGGTGTTTTGCAGTGGGGAAAACTGCTAATTGCTCTAAACACATGCATCTCCCAATGGAGATGAGTAAGCCACACATCTGAAGTGTGGAAAGTGCATGTGCAATTCATTTGTACCTTCCCCTCAGGTATCTATCGCCAAATAATTGCATTCATCAAGAAATTTCAAGTTATTGAAAAGGTGCTGTGCGCACATTTGTAGCCATTCCTTTCAAGCCTGCAGGCAAAGGGCTGCATCTAAGACATGACTGAGCACCATTGAAAAGAAATGAAACCAATTAACCTAAGCATCGTTAAGCCTCATTGGTTTTAATGGACAGAGTTATTAACTAGCTTTGGAAAGGAAACaacccagaatcctctgcaacccCTGGTTTTTAGAAAACAAAAGTTGCTTTAGGAATTGGGACAGCAGTAAAGAGCCAAGACCTCAGTATCTGATGAACCTTATCAATAAGTTAACCTTATTTAGTGATTAAGAACTACTGCTGTCCCAGTACTGAGCAACTAGTAGCTTGTAGTCTTACTCATACCTTAAGGTAGTCCTCTTGAGTTACAATGTTGCTCCTCAACCGGTTGTCTGGATTACACAGACATGACACCACTGTCTGTATGCTCCGGTCAACAGATTTCTAAAATAATTAAGTTTTATTAACTTTTTGTCATTGCCATATATTGTATGTACCCCAAAGGCAGAGCATAAAGTCATGTGTACCATGTCTTTTGCTGCAAGTTGGCAATGCCTTCAAAATCAAAGCCAACATATGTAGTCTTAGGGCAACCTTTCCAGTAGCTAGTCTGGGAGACAATAATGTAAACTAGGATATCAATTATTTCCCCAAGACAGACAATCCTTTGCCCAGACTGGATTTTCTAATTTTTGATAGGATACTGCTTCAATctgtaacagatttttttttccttaacccatttctgcccagcccacagttgtacacatttgatccctgttgcgtatatgcagcattgagcagaaatggcttaagaatcaATCAAACTTACCAAATAATGATAATCATGTTGCTTTTTAAGAAGTGTTAATATAGGATCTCCATCAAAAGCCACTTTTGTTTATGACATTGCTCTAGCCCAAGCAACCAGGGGACAACAACATGGTTTTTAATAGCAATAATCTTTCTGCCTGGGGAAACTCTCTGCATAAGTTTGGACACAATGAAAGCAGCTTCTCTATTGCACTATTTATGAGCATACAATATAGGATGCCAAGGGCAATGTTCAGTATACTACAAGCAGCAATAAAATTGATCATCTGGCCAAGGGAAAAATCTAAAATGTCATGCTCCATTAAGAGCTTCTAACACCTTTAAGATGTTAGCGCTATTTTTAATTGAGTCCAGATATTAAAGTGTAAAATACTCATTTAGAGCCTGATACCATCCTGGTTGGATGTTAAATTTCACCTTTTTTAGATCTTCCAGGAATAGTTTTGGTCTTGCTTAAGGTTTAGCTTTCCCTTTATGGTTGAGCTCCAGGATTAAACCTGGTTTTCTGTCTCTGCAATTTCACTGTTTTGGACCTTGGGTAAATTTGGTCAATTGGGTTACGGTGTTATCTGTTCCTTGCATTCTCTTAGAAACTATTTCTACCCAATGGTGGATGCCAAGCATGTCTATGATCAGTCCTTGGTTACAGCACCCAATAGCCTGTCTACACTTTTGTTAGGGTTCTAATTTGTTATGATTTGATTACTATATTTGAGCATTCTTGACCTGCACTCTTATCTTTAATTACCTCAAGGATATTGGATCTCTTCTTGCCTATTGTCCTAAATTAACCCAATTTTTTTAATTCAACCAATGGAAGATAAGCAGCATTATGTACACTTCATACTTTAGTgatctttccttcccccccaccaagCAGGCTCCTCATGCATTTCCCAATATGAAGAGAATCTCCAAAGAAAGTGTGTACCTTTTGTGGGCTGTTTCCACAGGACTGAGTAGCCTCAACCATAGAACATTCTGCTTGTTCAGTTCCTACATCTATTTCACCACCATAATTCACTGTGGTGTATGCCTGTGTAAGGTATGAAGTTTAGGAGTCAGTACAAGTGAACATTGTTCATCTTAAGAGAAAAATGCAGCACGAAATGAACTATATGAAAGCTAGTAACAGAAGCAATCCAGATGTACTTCTCTGTTAACTATTATTCCATCATGTCCATTTGTAAGCTGTCTATACTCCCCCAACCAACTAAAATGCAGAGGATGTCTGGACAGGCATTCTAGTTGTCATAAGGAACAATGTCACGCTGAGTACAACACCCTGACCTTTCCCAGTACCTTTTCTTTATCAACTCTGAGAATCATCCTACAGTTAAAACCAGTTCAAATGTACCCTTGTGCTAGTAGCTGTAACTGAGGACAGAGGTCTGAGGTGTAAGCAACCACTTTATTTACATAACTTAACTGACATTTAACTTCATGTTGATTAGAATAAAAATATAAAGCTACACAATTACTGCAAGTCTGTCCCATTGTGTATATCTGTACACTTTAGGAAGTCAAGTGTAAGGCAGGAGAAAGACTAAAATGCCAGGAGCTGCTCCAGCTCTCTTATCTTCCATCTTTGCACTTAGAGAAAAGGAGCGCTTTTGCTCTTTCAGGAGTAGGGAGACTGCAGACGACATTAAGGAGAAAGCATCTTGTATCTCTCCAGGCAGagatagcagcacacctcagtaACCACATGCGCTGTGATTGGTAAGTGCACTAGAGTGTTCACTGAAGCAGAAGTGAGGAAGACAGGATTTTACATGTGAAGAGCTGATACTCCTGAACAAGTCACTAGAAGCAGTACTTTGACATATTGATAATATAGCTTTGCTTCACTGCTGAAGCAGACAGGATAATATAGCATCCAAGTTCTATACTGCATTGTTAATTGAACTGTTCCCGACTTCAGGCACATGCAATTTAGACAATTAACACTTTAACAAGATGCAATCAAGCACAGAATACAATTGCTACATGAAAGGTGTGTGGACTTTTGAGTAGCAATTTTTAAGAACTATATAGGTATACGTGTCTCCTGGGGAACAACtgcccccccatggataccagaaaCCAAGTGCTATCTCTCTACCTCCGTGCCCCCACCCGGCATTGCTTGTTACAAAGCAATCAGTATCCTGCTTGTTCAGGAAGCTTCCTATTAATGTTTTGAGTCTAGCATGCAGGCTCTGGCTACTTGACTGTACAAGCAAGACACCTACTGCTTCACCCAGCTGTAAACAAgaatgaaggtaatgggcacacacacacacccccaacccctGGATCCACGGAtatgtgaaactgcagatattgAATCCACTGATATGGGAGGGTGCCTGTACTGTTATCTTTTCTTGTTTATTAATGTTATTATATGGGCACTGCCTACAATCCAACAACAAGCAATACAAAGAGAAATTAGAGAATTCACATACCAATTCTTTGTAAAGTATTATACCACCAGGTGGAATGGACACGGAGAGATCAACAGCAAATAGTATTAATGCTAGGCATCTTCTTTTCAATCCCTTTCATCATAATCCCTGGCATGGAATTTGCTTTTTTTGACAAACACTAAAGTTTTCCAAATATCTCATTCTAAATAGAACTTTCACATCCCACCAGCTACATTTATAGAGAGGAGATGTAGCCTTAAAATGGTTTCCCAACACATGGAGAAATACAATATTAGATCTTTGGTGCTGCCTACTCCTCAGACTTCAATACAAATGAACTGCTCTTCAACAGAAGTGAAAACAGATCATTTTCCTTGTACAAATCAGATCTTTCTGCCTTGATGGCTCTTCACATTTTTAGGAGACCCCTCCTAGCCATGTTTTAAACTCACTGTTGCAGCCCATCCTCCTAAATGGCATGGTTACGAATGATCCCCTTCTTCCACAAAACTGTACCTGCCAGCCCAGAAATTTTTGAAAGATGAGGTACTATGTGGTATTGAACACAGAATTAATACCCTGCCTGCAGACTTACATTCTACACATACAAATTAAAGGAAGCCAAGATCCTTAGCAGGTCTTTGCCCCAACTGTCATATGTTACAGTAGCCAACAGACACTAGGCAAAGCCACAGAAAGAGCTCTGCAAAAAATTCCTGACATACATTCACTCTACGCCACTGTCTTTATGAGCCAGCCAAGTCTCTTTGCCTGCACTTTTTCAGATTAGTAGTTATTTTACCACTGTTTAAAATATGGCCTAAAATGGAGAAGTGGGCTTGTCTAATTCCTTAAGTTCAGTTGCTACTGAATTTTAACAGACTCCATAATTCTTACGATACAAGCTTTTATGAACTGAGAGCTGGTATGCCACAGCACATAAGGGTAGAGTTGTTTATTAGTAGATTAGTATTCTATTACCTTTTCTAGAAAAAGAACATGCACAAGTTTTGACCCACACGGCTTCTCTGCCCCACCACGTTATTTCCAATGCCTAGTGAAACTCTGGGCGATTCAGCAGTGCCATACCTCCCACCCGAACAGGGAGAAGCGGAGCTATTTAATATATACTAACTGAAGTCAGGAAGTGCACAAGTGGCAGCAAAGCAGACCAATCAACAACTCAAAAGAGGTATGATTGTGGCTTTTTGGAAGCAGTTACATTGAGAGACTGGAAAAAGATCTTTTAGATTTAATTCTACAAAATTTGTCACTGCGGAGTAAAAACATTGAGAAGTATTTTCAACATTGATAAATATTTCCCTTCACTCAACGTACCTTCCTTGGTCAAGGTGAGAGATCCATTTATGTTCAGTGCATGCAAGTCAGTAGAATAAACTGTTAAAGATGAGCTGACAAGTCATAGAGGGCCAAAATACTCATAATACAATGATTAAAATTTTAGTTATTGAACTTGAAACACAATCTTAATACttggttttttaaataaaatatatccttaaaaactggtggtgtgccttgataatttttgcACCCTGTCAAGTCTGATGAGATGAATTGCTGCCCAAGTTCCTCTACCTTAATGTAACTAAGTATATGCATATGGAATAAATTACATGCTGCCCCAACCCTGATACCACCCTCAtcccttcctctctcctttgCCCATTTTAGATTATAAACCCTTGAGGACAGGCACCCATCTTTTCTACTGCACACCAATAGTGCTGTAGAAAATTACAAATAACCCTGAAGTGTCCCTGAAGAGAGAATTTATCATTCTCTCACACCATCTCAAGTTTCagcaatgataacacaggcctacaaaattgagggtcagaaaagtttttcctaaactttatggtggtttgatatgaatttggggtgccaattcaaaaaatggcattcgttttgccctatcatgtctagttttggagttacagtatagcctcattagtgaatggttcaagcagcttcctcatgaggaagcaacagtgtaggcttcctcaagaggaagctgcttgaaccgttcactaaagaggctataccttgtctccaaaactagatgtgacagggcaaaacagataccattttttgaatcagcaccccaaatatacccaggaattggtgtaacgtttaaggaagcaaaatgtgtgttggcctgtgtaatctaatAGTTGAAAACACACATACCCTGTTCTATTATTACACTTCATTTTCCTACTAatatataaaatacagataaGCTTAAAATTTCACCATCCAACATTGAATTTTCTTCTTTCTAGACAAAGTTCTGCTCCTCCCTTTCAAAAAACACTGCACTTTTTGCTGCTGTCAAGTGGTGCATCAACTGTTCGTGCAAGTTCTCTAAATATCGTGACAGGCTTCCAATGCGTCCGAGGAATTCAAATTGCCATGAGCAGAGTAATCCAACCTCCTCTCCCCCGAACtagtgcaagttccttgcgccaaTTCCCAAGTGTTGCAATCACGCTGGAAAGCAAGTTCACAGCCACATGGGAGCAAGCTAGCATCAGACCTGTGCCTGGAGAAATTTGTGCCAGCCCGGCACAGGGTGCTGGAGAGAATtagtgggagggcagaacggaggtggggagggggtgtttcggggcagtgggagggcagcccAGGGGGCAGATTGTGCCCAGGGAGGCAGTGGGACCAGTTGCAGCAGTGCAagcaggatcctaacccccattctgACCAACATAACACGGGCCTTTTGGATTTGCGCCAACAAAAATGCAAGcacagagtagccccatagagtcGGGCATAGAATATAATCCCCTTCCCCGGAGTTGCGCTCCAAcctgcactggattcagcacaggctagtcagcctgcctgttccagtgcaagttaggattggaccccaaaagGTATAATGCATTTTAAATAAATCTCAGTTTTGTATTTTTGGCATATTCCTTTAGCAGCAGTGTTTGCTCCCCAAAATGGAAAAGGTATGCTTTTTTAGTCTTTACTTTCATCATAAAACCAATTACCATCCATATTTAACACATTTAACAAAATCAGTACTGAGGGCAATAAAACATGTGAATCCTTTTTGGTCAACTTGTTAGTagtttaaatacataaaatattgctTTCCTACCGGAGGCACAATATAATTTCTGGGTTCTCCAGGAGGCCATTGAGGTGGAACCTTAAAAATCAAAGTACATTAATATGGCAGTTTTTAGTGGAGCATATTCAAACATTCAAGTTGAATTACTAAGTTTCAAAAAGCACAGAAATAAAAGCAGATTTTAAAGAGCCTCTGCTTTCTTAGTATTTGCCAAGTTTATGGAAACCAGTTAATGACAAACCATTTACACAAGGCAGGATACAATTAAATTCTCTAGTGTCACCTCTTAGATCAAATTAGATATTACATAGACcagtgttcccaaacttttcagcactgggacccttCTAAAAATAGTtattttaccagccactcaagcctctgtagctgtaatggtgattgggcaacagtgctccacccctgctccaccaccaccacccctgagtAGCAGCATGtataacctttgatgcacatagcctaatctgacctgtcagttttgtgaccgaACAAATATttggtcatgatccactggtgggtcctggacgcAAAGTCCAGGAACTATAGACAAAACTCTTCCAGTTTGTCTGACAAATACaattgcgtggggggggggagaacaggagagaaacacagcagcagctggggttGAGAGATTTAatggaagattccccccccccattagaccAATCACAATGGGGTAAAGTACCTCTGATTCAGATAGGAACCATGGCATAACCAACATGCTAAAGCACCCCATCTGGCTTCAACCAGACAACTCAAACAGATCATAATTATGTAGTGCAGTATTTCTCAGTCTTTGTCCTGATATACCAGTTTGCATGGTCCAACTATTGgcagtaccaccagaagtaaatgaTGATGAAGTCATCACCAGCTCCAGGCTGGAGGTCACaggcaacatgacaaacaccagaaagaggctcaaggtggggggggggctttttcaagtgcatgaTACTGTgtgctggaactctgcctgccaaaccAAGCAGAACCTTCCACCTCTATTTGTTGTGTCATGGTCTCATTGCCGGGCAGCAGGTGTCCGGGAGTGCCACACGTACAGCCAAACTCCACTTCACGAACCACTGGAGGCATtcataccactggctgagaaacaccgATCTAATGTTTCCTGTAcataagcatatcactatcagaatgACAGTGAAGAGTTACAAAAAACATATGAACCATTTTCTTCTTGCTCACTGTAGCAACCATCATCAATCCAACGTATAGTCAGAAACGAACATTTCAATTTTACCTCCACATCAAAAACCTAGAATTAAAATATCTTCACACAAACCTGATAGTTGTAAGTTGGCTGGTATCCTACAGGAACTTGCTGCTGAATTAGTAAAGCTGGTGAGCCATATGGGTATGCCTGAAAATACAAAGCTACAGTTAGACAAGTTTTTTTCCATTCTTAGTAAGACAGGTAACACTTAAATTAGAACAGAAGGCGTCAGAAGACTAATTATGAGGTTTGTCAGTATACCCTTGTGAGGCTAAAACTCACAGGCAAGAACCTAGGTTCAGTTCATAAGAAGCTTCCTTATAACATCAGGTCATTGTTCTGCCTAGGTGAGTATTGCCAGGCTGGCAGAAATTCTTTAGGGTATAAGATAGGAATGCCCTTCCTGAAGATGCCACCAAATGGACCTggaacctcctgcatgcaaaacagatgctctgTCAAGGAACTACAGTCCCCACTTTGGGGAGTTAGGACACTTTAACTGCATCAGACACGCAATGTTTGAAGTAGAAGAGGATTTTTCTACAAGTCTGACTGCAAAGCATACTTTGCAGTATACTTTTGCAAAGTACAAAACACAATGCCACAACAATGTTCCTCTTAGTTTCTGTAAGCTTACAGATATCCTTGTTTCAGCATATTCAAGCAATATGCTTATTCCAAGGACCATTTCCCAAGTTTCCATATACAAGTGTCCCATTTTATTTTGTTCTCTCCTAACAGAGCAGCAGAGGGGGCTTAAAATGGTACAAAACTGTGGCATGGATGCTTTAGCTCTTTGTCTTCCACATTTCCCACACCAACTacagggctccccccaccagtGCATAATTTTTATTGAAAAAATATACAGGCTTTCAAAGGAAGGCTTTTCCCAGTAAGTAGTGCACAATCAGGTGGAAGCAAAGAGCTAAAGCTCCCCTACCCCTTCCTTACAGCAATAAAAAGCCACATAAGGTAACTATAATTTTGATAGTATCAACTCATTTCAGTTACTTCATACTGTACTTTTTATTCTTAGTACAAGGAATCAAAATCTGTACTTCTCTAAACAATTTTTATGAACTGCAGTCAATGACACTCCACCATTTTGCATTGGCTATTCAATTAATACAGGATAAAATATCTGACAGCATCTTGAAGCCTACGCAGATCAGTTGCTGGAAGGTTCCAAGACAATACAGCAGAGTATCAGGCTATTTAACCTCCACTTTGGAAATATAGTGTGGGTGTGCGCATCATAAAGTACTACTGTTGAACAGTAAATGCAGCAGGTTATAAGTTTAGAGTCACCCTGGGCACTTACGACTCACGTTGTCATTCTTAGTATTTAGGATTTATATTATTGATATTAAACATTGTTAAGAGCCAGCACAGTGATAGTGAGACCAAGACAGGAATTCCCCATTTTAAATCTCATCTCTACCATAAGTTCATAGGGTGACCTTAAGacaagccactccactctgccTCAGTTCCCTGGTtgcaacaggggaaaaaaaagaacataagaacagccccactggatcaggccataggcccatctagtccagcttcctgtatctcacagcggcccaccaaatgtcccagggagcacaccagataacaagagacctgcaacctggtgccctcccttgcatctggcattttgacatagtccatttctaaaatcaggaggttgcactggagtacacatcatggcttgtaacccataatggatttttcttccagaaatttgtcaaattccctcttaaaggcatctacaccagatgccatcaccacatcctatggcaaggatccacagaccaaccacacgctgagtaaagaaatattttcttttgtctgtcccaactctcccaacactcaattttagtagatgccccttggttctggtgttatgtgagagtgtaaagagcatctctctatccactctgtccatcccctgcataattttgtatgtctcaatcatgtcccccctcaggcgtctcttttctaggttgaagaggcccaaatgccataacctttcctcataaggatggtgccccagtccagtaatcatcttagtcactctcctttgcaccttttccatttccactatgtcctttttgagatgtggcgaccagaactggacaaaatactccaggtgtggccttaccatcgatttgtacaacagtactataatattagcagttttgttctcaataccttttctaatgatcccaagcatagaattggcctttttcactgccaccgcacatcgggtcgacactttcatcaatctgtccaccaccatcctcaagatctctctcctgatctgtcacagacagctcagaacccattagaccagggtttctcaaactttgagggagctttacccTCTCAGTAAGTTCCTGCGTGGGGCGGcctagggcagtgatgcaattcccaggatcgtgtcgctaagggggtgaCAAGGGGGTGCTTATgtcttactttgcatgatgctgggctgcagcaggctgcaggaagtgtggggagccctgcacagtgctccccgacaCTTGGAACCTGTAAAAGAAGccggcacaaagcacttccattttgcaagaGGTGCTTTGTATGCcaagagaacgctacctttggggtcctggctttcagcttcctacctaatagcatAAATTTAGCCTCCagaacctcccagctacacttccCCACGTTGTTGGGAGTCGACCCGCACTACAAccgctacctcttccccagcactatctaccagcctgtctagacaagaagtcaTGTCCACAACCTTCACGCCAggtaggcaagttgccatgcagttctcacatctgtcgcaaaccccccatTACAAGAagcccgacccccctcctgccgaggagtatcccgagtgcgtttggatacaggcccatcccctaaAAAGGGGTCCCCCCCTAGGGGATcgcctccctcctctccaggatgacatcctccagccctgagacttcccagcAAGACCGCTGTTGCTCGCCTGAGGGTAAGATGAAGCCtaatcgtccctggaagtctccccatggtccttctctgcttgcctctgcttctgcaggttggccaccaaggttTCAAGGCGGCAgacacgttccctgagtccctggagctccttgcactgatgACACACCCATGACACGctccagaggcatataatcatacatgtggtaTGGAACTTCCataatataagaaatatatattaTACAATACTTGAGTGTTCCATATATTCTGAGTATTATTTCCATAATAATTATGGAACTTCCATAATATAAGAAGTTCATCAAGATAACGCATTTGAAGCTCTTTGAATACTCAGAAAGCCCTCTGCAGGTGTATTATACAACAGCAGTAGTAGGAAACTACCATTACAGTAGCAGGCCAGTAACACAGCCAACCTTAATTAGACTAgtacagtgtttcacaaactgtggatcaggacccactaggtgggttgcaa is a window of Tiliqua scincoides isolate rTilSci1 chromosome 5, rTilSci1.hap2, whole genome shotgun sequence DNA encoding:
- the DAZL gene encoding deleted in azoospermia-like, producing MPNTIFVGGIDIRMDETEIRSFFARYGTVKEVKIITDRTGVSKGYGFVSFLDNVDVQKIVESQINFHGKKLKLGPAIRKHPNLCAYHVPPRPVLINSPTPQFHSVWSNQETYMQPPAMMSPVTQYVQAYPYGSPALLIQQQVPVGYQPTYNYQVPPQWPPGEPRNYIVPPAYTTVNYGGEIDVGTEQAECSMVEATQSCGNSPQKKSVDRSIQTVVSCLCNPDNRLRSNIVTQEDYLKEKRVHHFRRSRAVLKTV